AAATAAAACCTCCATTTCCTCCTGTCTGGAGGGATCCCTGCGCACGAGGTACCTGCTGCAGCGGCCGAGCCCTGCGCGctcgcggcggggccccgcgcttAAGGCGGAAGCGTTAAGGTGGCCTCGCACGGGGCCGAGCGAAGGGGACAGCGGGGCCGGTCTccggggctccccggggccgcggcggccgcggcacgGTGCCGGCGCAGGAAGCGCTCCGTGGCGGCTCCGGCTTCCCTGCCGCGGCCGGGAGCAGGAGCCGGCTGGGGCTGGCAGCACCGTGAGCGCCCGGGCACCGCCATGGGGTGCGGTGAGAACAGCTCGGGCTCGGCATTCCCGCTGGCGGGATGCGAGggccggagccgctgccgccaCGGGCGGCTGCGCGAGGCGGCGGGGGGACCCCCacctgccgccggccccgcttcgCCTTTCTCTTCTGTCAGCCCTTGATTTATGGCCCTTTCCctgcttctccccctcctcctcaccccctgcaaaaaaataataatccggGAACAAAGGAGGAAATTGGATCTTGGCCCCCTCGTGGCtcccgggccggcggcggaggCCGTGTTTGTTTTGACGTTGGTGTCCAGTTGGCGAAGGCGTTTGATCTCCGGAGGAATTCCTCCTTCCTCGCGCTGCTCCACTGCCCCGGGCGCACAAAGGGCCCCAcgagccgggggctgccgccgcgccggcgcggcccccgcgggtcCCCGTCCCAGGGCCACGGCGGTGCTTCCCGGCTCCGAGGCCGGCTGGACCCActggcggctcccggccccgggcTGCCGAGGGAAATGGCCAGGCATCGCCTCCCCTCCCGGCCTCGCTGCCCCCCGGCTggaccccgcgcccgcccccgctccccctcGGACAGCCCCGTCCCCCGGACGTGGGCGTtttacaggggaggggaatttgcctttaaaaatcataaatatttccTTGGCTTTGAATGAAACACCCCCGGGGCGAGGTGAGCAGGAGGGGCGCAGGGAGGAGAACGTGCTCGTGCCACGGCTGCGCCTGCCCCAAAATCCTGCTGGCCGCAAGCCGCTTCCCAAACGCACCGGGTTGCAAGTCAGTCTCCTGGTTTTAAGCCCGTCTCCGGCTGCAGTGGTTGGATTTCCCCGGAGGGGGCTGGTGCACCACGCTGGGAGCCGGCCCCGCTCTTCCCTGAGCTGCTCGCGGAGCCCCGGCGATCCTGCCCGGGGCGGAGGGTGCTGAGCCCTGGCCGCGGCTCTTATCACTCGCATTCCTGGGGCCGGATCCCGCCGGCTCGCCTCCGGCATACGGCGCGCGCCTGCGTGCGTGGGAGGCGACGGCGGGCCGCGAGAGCCGctccggagccgcggggaggaggaaggggccttcgcgcccgcagccgcccccaGGGCCCTGTGCAATAACccagcggcggctccgcgccggggATCTGTTGCACGGAGCAGCCGTGCGGAGAGGCGAACGCGTGACTGTGcccggccctgctgctgctgtctccCCCTTGGCTCCTGCCCGCGCACTGCGGTGAGGGCTGCTCCCTGCCCTACATTCCCGGGATATCAGATCCCGCTCCCCCTGCACCCACCTGGCGTCACCCAGGAACGGGCCGGACGCTCCCTCCCCGGTGGGGGCATGAATCACGTCTCTGCCTCCGCCCCAGTGCCAGATGTGCCATCTCCCCTCGTCTGCACCGGGGATTTTTCCTCCCTTGGTTCCCAGCCTCTCCCTGCTGCGCTCGGCAGCTCCCGGCTCCGCACGTTCCCCCGCGCTGACCCCTCTCCCCCGGCCGGGGTGGCGTTTGCAGCCCCCAAGAGCTGCCCTCCCCGGGACCGGGATGCAAGCCCACGTGGGGCCTCACGCCCCGAGGGGCCCTGGCGGCTTTGCCACGGCCCCTCGGCTTCCTCGCCTCTGCCCCAGCGGCAGGGAGCCGATGCTTCTCCGaaaggggggaaactgaggcagggagcggGCTGGCGATGGTAGCATCTTGCAAATCATCAGGCGGCAggcagagccctccctgcctTGCTGTGGGGCTGGACCACCCCCCCAGCTGCGCCATGCTGCACCGTGCCATGCTGCAAAGTGCTGCGCTGTGCTGCAAAGCACCATGCCATGCCGTGCTGCACCATGCTGCACTGTGCCATGCTGCAAAGCactgtgccatgccgtgccatgccatgccatgctgcaccgtgccgtgccatgctgcACCGTGCCATTCCAGGGACACCTGGCCCCATACCCCAAGCGCGCAGCATGCTCTGTCCTTGGCAGAGGCTCGGGGTGCGCCGTGGCTTGGCCTGGAAGGGCGGTGGGCGAGGGGGGAGGCCTCAGCCCGCCCCAAGCCCCCGagccgcgggcagccgcccaggcaggaggggctgcagggatggtCCGCAGCCGCCTCGGGCCCCGCTCGGCGCTGGGGGCCGGGGAGGACGGAGGCGGGCGTCTTTGCGCCCCCTCCTCGGCCGGCGCGGGGGCACTTGAAagcggcccggcggccccggccctttCATGCGGCTCGCGGTGAAGCCTGACCCCGCGCACAAAGCCCCCGGGAGCCCATTTGAATCTGAAAAGGGGTCTGAGCGCCGAGCCCTGACCTTCAACCTGCGGGTCagcccggccgcgccggggccgtgccggggcgaGCCGGGACCCCCCCGCCGTGCCGCACCGGGCCGCGGGGGCCGTGGGCAGTGCCGGGTGCTGCGTGCTCAGGGCCAGCCCCGCTCTCCGTGTCAGCTGCCCGGCGCCCTGAGCACCGGGAATCGGCAGCCACGGCCGGGTGCTGCAGCGCTTCCTGCAGCAGGCGGCTGCCAGGGCCGGCAGCCACGTGACCGGTGCTCCCATTTCATGCCGGCGCTGCTCCCCAGGGTCCCGGGAAGTCGTCCTCCGATCCGGGTCGTGGCGCGACCAGGGATGCAGAGCTGCCCCCATTTCCCAGGGCCCCCGAGGGCTGGCGGCGAGGGGCCGTGAGCTCTGGGCACGGGGAGATCTGGGTGGTGAGCTGCACCCGGcctccctgcctgcatccctgccccAAACCCCTGCATCCCTGTGCTCTCCATCACCACAGCCTGGGATATTGATCCACTGAGCCTTGAACTCCACTTTGCATCCTCCCTGGGGAGACGTCGGGCTTGTGCCGGCAGCCGAGCGCCTCTTGCTCCGTGCCTGGGTTTCCCGTGGGCCCTGCAGCGTGGCTGCGCCctgggctgccccacggccccgcgcATCGTCGCAGTGGAGCCCCACACTCGGCTgcacccgccgccccgccgccgccgcagctccGGCACGGCCCCGCTCCCAGGCCCCCGCGAGGCGAGGCCGACCCGGCGCGGGGTCActgctcctcttccctcctgcatATGCATGGGGCCTCCTGCCACGGCCACCGCTGTCACCTTTGATCCCACGTCTGGGATAACGAAACGGCTTCATCTGCGCCCGGGTGATAGCGGGaggccgggggcggggaggggacggCTTTGTTCCCAGCCTGGCCATGGATGAGCCGAGCTGCCCCCCGTGCCGGCACCTCCGGCCGGTCTCTCCCGTTCCCCCTCGCTGCTCAGCTCGGCCCGAAcccccccgcggggctgctgcaggACCCCGAGCCCCAGCGCCGCGGTGGGGCCGGCCGAGCCGCAGCCACGCAAGCCACAGCCCTGGGCTTAGCGGTTTATTCTCCCTGCAGATGCACGGCCCGGAGGCCGTCCCGTGCCATGCCAGCGGGACGATGCCGGGGGGCTCCAGGCCGGTGCCCGCGGGGTCCCGGGGGCGGTGGGGCGGCGCTGGCCGGGGCAGGCTCCCTAGATGCAGGTCTCGctgccagcggcggcggcggcggcgcggcgctgctccAGGCGCTGCAGACGGCGGGCCAGCGCCTGCGCCTGCCGGGCGTGCTGCTCGCCCACGGCGCCCGCCTGCGCCTCCAGGCGCCGCAGCTGGGCCTGCTGCTTCCGCCGCGCGCTGCGGTAGGCCAGGGCCAGGGCGCTGCGGGACGGCGCCGCGCCTGAGCCCGCCGCGCACCGGGAGCACCCGGCGCTGCAGGCCGTGCGGCGCGGCCCCGAGGCGTGCCGAGGCAGAGGGGCGCGTGGAGCGGGGACCGCGCGCTCGGGGCACGCAGAGGAGGACGTGGGGCGTGCACGGCAGGGACCGCGCACCCCAGGGCGTGCAGGAGGGGAGCACGTGTCTGGGTGACGCAGCTGGGGACCAAAGGGCATGCGCAGAAGGAATTGCGCACCCCAGGGCGTGCAGGAGGGGATTGCATATCCAGAGGAGGCAGGCGGGGATCACAGGGGTGCACAGCAGGGACCGTGCACCCCAGGGCGTGCAGGAGGGAATTGCACATccaggggaggcaggaggggaccACAGGGGTGCACAGCAGGGACCGTGCACCCCAGGCGGTGCAGGAGGGGATTGCGTGTCCGGGTCATGCCGAGAGGGCACACGCAGCATGCAAAGCAGGGATCATGCATCCCGGGGCATGCAGGAGGGGACCACGTGTCCGGTGCGTGCCGAGGGGGGACGGTGCGTGTGGGGTGTGCCAAGCGGGGGCCGCCTGCCCCCTGCCCACCTGTGAGCCTGGAAGAAGTCGCCGGTGACGGCGCTGCACTGCGCCTGCTGCGCCCGGCTGGCAGCGCTGGCCTGCTCCAGGGCGAGCACCAGGGCCTGGGTGCGGGCGTGCAGCTCCTCGGTCCTGGGGGACACCACGCGTGGCACCGGGCTGGGCGCTGCACCCGCCTGCTGCGGGGCCATGGGAGGTCGggggccgctgccgggccccgcggcgccggggagggTCTCTTACCGAGCCAGGGCGCCGAGCAGCTCTTGCGCCATCCTCTCCGGGTCCGCGGGGTGCTGGGGACCCGCCGCTCCCATCCTGCCGGGCTCGGCATCCTGGAGAGGCTGGCTGCGGGGTCAGCAACCAGGGCACAGCCCCGGGGGGACCCCGGCCCCATGGCAGGTCAGAGACCCCCTCCCGGGGGGACGGAGCCCCTCTGCCTCGGGGCTGCACGCTGGGGCCCTGCCAGCACTTGTGCAAGGGGGGGAAGCACCAGCGCTGGCCCCGGTAGCGCCTCGCGGGGGGACACGTCTGTCCCCACGGTCCCGTGCCAGCCGTACCTCCTCGCTGCTGCTGCCGGAGCTGCCGGGCCCCTCGCCTCGCTCCCGCTGCAGGTGCTCGAGCAGCAGGCGCAGCGCCGCCTCCCGCGGCCCCTGCGCCGCCGCCAGCACCTCCAGGCCCCGCTTCTCCGtctcctccagctgcagctgggtCCTCAGGTCGGCCATGgcctccttggggggggggggcagaacgTCACCCCGGGGTGCCCCCTCCCAGCCTGGCAGCCCTTTGCAGGGTGCTCGAGCCGTGCACCCTGCTCCGGACCCCACGGAGAGCCGGGAGGGGGGGACCGGACGCCTGGGTGCACCTTGAGCATcgccagctcccgcagcagcTGGGCTTTGTCCGGCTTCGGCCAGGGTGTGGGACCGGGCAGGGGGGGCCGCGCGTCCCGGAGGGCCTGCTCGGCCCGAGCCCTGACGTCCTCGCTGTGCCGGGTGACGGCGCTGGCGGGCACCGGGGCGGCGTGCAGCGACGCCTGCACGGCCGCCTGCTCCGCGCGCAGCCGGCGGATGCGCTCGCGCAGGGCCCCCTCGTCCGGGGCACCGCGGGGATCCTGCAGCGACAGCGGCGCCTCGGGGCTGAGCGAGCCGCCGGTGCCACTCTCCTCCTGGCCGTCCGGCTCCGCTCGCCCCAGGAGCTGCATCCCCTCCGGCTGCGCGGCACCGGCTCCGCTCTCGCGCCCCTGCTCCGCCGCGGCCCCTGGgcacagcacaggcagcttcaggaCAGTGTCCCCATGCTGGGGACCAGCATCCTCCCTGCATCCTGCATCCCGCATCCCGCATCCCACATCCCGCCGGGATGGGACTCACCGGCGCCCGGCCCGTCCTCCAGCTTGGCCCGCGTCAGCTCGAGCAGCGCGGCATAGGCCTCCACGCAGCGCTCGCTGCACCGAGAGGGGGCTCAGCGCCGGCGCGGGagcccgcagcccggccccgccgccgacccggccccgcggcgccctaCCTGCACTGCACGGCGAGGCGCAGCGCGGTGCTGTGCGACTCGTGCTGGCCCAGCACCATGCTGAGCCGCTCCGAGTCGCTCTTGCACTCCTGCAGCGTGGCTGAGAGCAGCTGGTTCACGGCCTTGAGCCGCTCGATGCACCTGGGAGCCGAGGGGCCGCGGtcactgcctgcctgctctgccctcctcggCACGCGGGGGCTCTGCCGTCCCCCCCCGGGCACTGGAGCACGgccgccccgtgcctcagtttccctgcccgCGGGGGCGTTGGGGCAGACTcacccctgcagctgctgcacccGCTGCTCCAGCTCGCGGCCGGGGCCCTGCGCGGTGCCGGCGGGCGGCTGGGCGACGAGACGGCCGAGGGGCGGCGTGCCACGGCAGCTCTGCGAACGCCGCAGCGGGAGgtgggccgcgccggggggctccTGGGGAGGAGACAGGAGCCCCGGATGGAGCCTGGAGCGGGGAGGTGGGCGAGGGGCAGCGCAGCTCTGCCAGCGCCGCGCGGAGCCCAGATGTGCCCCAGCTGCCGGCCCCGTCCCATGCTCACCTGGGGCAGCCCCGGCTCTCCGTGCCCCGGGGCACCGCCGAGCCCCAGGGTGCCGCCAGCGGAGCCGCACGGGTCCTCGATCCTGCACAGGGCGTCCTGCAGCTCCCGCACCTGCACAGGGCAAGCGGGGCTCAGCGGCAGCGCAGCTGGAGCCCCCCAGGGACCGCGACGGTGCTGGGGGACCAGGGGGCCGGGAGCATCTCTGCAATCCCCCATGGGCTGAGCAAGGGGAATCGCTCCCTTTGCCGTGCCCTGTCCTTCCCAGCCCCACCGGCATGTGCACGGCACGGTGCAACCTCCCGCCTTGCCGGCCCGCGGCTCACCCTCCGCTGCAGCCGGTCCCGCTCGTCCCGCAGAGCCCCCAGCGCGGCGGTGGCCTGGCTCAGCTCCTCCTCGCGGCGCCCCAGGGCCTCCCGCAGCGccgccttccccgccgccgccgccgccgcctcctcctcgaACCGCGCGGCCTCCTCGGCCGCCAGCCCCCCGCCGGCTCCCTGTTCCCGGCCCCGGCGCGTCACCCGCCCGGCTGGGAAAGGCCCCGGTGTCCGGTCAAGCTCCTCCAGGCTCTGGGGGCAGGGGGCCGGTCAGGTGGTGCCTGTCACCGCAGCGTCGGGGCTGCCCCGTGCGGCAGCGCTCACCTTGGCCGCCCGTGCCCACTCCTCGCCGGGCACCGGCGGCCACCCGTGCCGGGAGAAGACGGCGCGCTCCAGCGAGCTCACGgcctgctgcagggctgcgaAGAGGTCGAGGCCATGGGGCGGccggtcctcctcctcctcctcctcctcctcctcctcctcctcctgctccctggggGCAGCAAGGGGGGAGATGCGGAGGGGCTGCCCATGCCGCCGTGTGCCACGGCGTGCTGCAGCGTGCTGCACGCCCAGGGCTGGTGCTGCCGGTACCTGCCGGTCTGGCGCCGCAGCTGCTCGGCCGTCCGGTGCAGGCGGGCGGCGGTGGCCAGCAGCCCGGTGACATGCTCCTCGCAGCGCAGGGGGCCCCCGTCGTCCCCTGCCGCCACCTCGGCCTCGTCCGCCCGCTCGGGCAGCGGGGCCagcgggggctgcggggagcgcACACCCGTCTGCCCCCGCCACCCCGCACCGGCCCTGCCGGCAGCCCAGCGCGGGGCTCCAGCCGTGCCGGGGCGATGCAGCGGGTGCAACCAGCTGGGATGCGCCTGGGGGCTGGGGCGCGTTCGGGCGCAAAGCTGCATCGCTGCAACGCGGtgccctgctgcagcatggtGCCCGGCTGCAACGCGGTGCCCTGCTTTCCGCAGACCCGGGCTGGAGCTGGCAGGGCCGGGCGACGCGTCCTGCACCGGCACACGGGGACAGGCACAGCGGGATGCACAACCTGCCACCGCGCTGCGCCCATGCAAAGCCCCTGGAGCACCCTCCGTGCAGCTCCGGCGTGCCCCTCCTCGCAGGGGCAGGGATGCGGCTCGCTGCACCCCGCCGGCGGGACGGTGGGCAcccgggtgccccggccccggtgggacacggggacggggaGGGCGCTGCGCCGGGGTCGGCGAGGCTCGGCCCTCGCCGGTGCTGCGGCAGCGCCGGAAGCAGGAGCGGTTTCCTGTTTGCAGCAGGAACAATGAGCAGCGTCGCTGCAAGGTCGTGGCGACGGCGGTCTGGGGCGCCCACGGCCCCGTGCATGCGGCTCGTGGCCCGCCGTGGCCAGTGGGGCCGGCGGCTGGACTGGGTGGCCGGGGTTGGTCCCTGGCTGGCGCTGCAGGGCCAGTGAGACCCAAACCAGCCCCAGGAGCCATGTCGGAGCTCGGCTCCACGGCCAAAGCCACAACCAGGGGATGCCCATGGCTAGTGGATGCCCATGGCTGGGAAATGCCCATGGCTGGGAAATGCCCGTGGCTGGGGGATGCTCGTGGCCAGGGGATGCtcgtggggggggcaggggctccTGGCCATGCAGGGATTGATGTCCCCAgtgcatccccccccccagttcCGGGCGGCCCAGGGACAGGGCTTCTTCCCCGGCCGTCCCCAAGCCCCGCGCTGGCCTGGGCTCCCCGGCTGCTCAGGACCAGCCCCCCAGCAGGGCCCGGCCCACAGGACGCCCCACTTGCCTTCTCCATCCTGGCCAGTCTCCGGCCCGTGATGCCCCGCTCTGGCCGGTGCCTGATGCCGGGGGCTCGTTCCCACGGTGGCCAGGGGTGACTCTGCAGCTGGCGGCTCTGCGGCACGTCCCGGCCGGGGCCACGTCCCACGGGTTCACCGGAGGGCTGTGCCGCTCCCAGCCCCTGTTCCTCCAGGCTTTTCCCATTCCTTGTTCCTGCGGAGATTTCCTCTTCCTCGCAGAGCCCGGCTCAGCCTCCTGCACTTAACCGTTGCGCTGcccgtgtccctgtgccccagctgCCCGCTGCGGGCCGGGGTGCCCAGGGTGCCCAGGGTGCCCGGGGTGTGGGGCAGAGCCTTGTTGGGGGCTCTGCAGGAGccagcccccccagcacccctccctccctgctgactccccactgcagcagcaccaaggcactTTGGGCCAATGCCGGAGTCTTGCCGGGTGCCTGGGCTCCCTTGGCACCCAGCCGGGCCACGAGCACCCTGTGCCAGTCTTGCAGGCAGAGCTCATGTGCAGGGACGCTCAGAGCACTGGGGGGGTTGCAGAGGGGTGCATGAGCCTTTGGGTGCTAGGAGGCACTGTGCGGGTATTTAGGTGAAGGAGGGTAGTGTTTGGGGTACGTGGGTATTTAGAGTGCATGGGGGGCAGTGCATGGGTGCTGGAGAGTGGTGCATGGGCTTTTCAGGTGCAGGAAGACAGTACATGGGTGCTGGAGGGCAGTGCGTGAGTGTTAAGGTACAGGGGGATGGTGCATGGGTGCTGGAGGGTGGTGCATGGATGTTTAGGGTGCAGGGGACAGTGCATGGGTGCTG
This is a stretch of genomic DNA from Apteryx mantelli isolate bAptMan1 chromosome 30, bAptMan1.hap1, whole genome shotgun sequence. It encodes these proteins:
- the USHBP1 gene encoding harmonin-binding protein USHBP1, yielding MEKASGASCGPGPAGGLVLSSRGAQASAGLGDGRGRSPVPGPPGTGGGDALGTSIPAWPGAPAPPTSIPWPRASPSHGHFPAMGISQPWASTSHGHPLVVALAVEPSSDMAPGAGLGLTGPAAPARDQPRPPSPAAGPTGHGGPRAACTGPWAPQTAVATTLQRRCSLFLLQTGNRSCFRRCRSTGEGRASPTPAQRPPRPRVPPGPGHPGAHRPAGGVQRAASLPLRGGARRSCTEGAPGALHGRSAVAGCASRCACPRVPVQDASPGPASSSPGLRKAGHRVAAGHHAAAGHRVAAMQLCARTRPSPQAHPSWLHPLHRPGTAGAPRWAAGRAGAGWRGQTGVRSPQPPLAPLPERADEAEVAAGDDGGPLRCEEHVTGLLATAARLHRTAEQLRRQTGREQEEEEEEEEEEEEDRPPHGLDLFAALQQAVSSLERAVFSRHGWPPVPGEEWARAAKSLEELDRTPGPFPAGRVTRRGREQGAGGGLAAEEAARFEEEAAAAAAGKAALREALGRREEELSQATAALGALRDERDRLQRRVRELQDALCRIEDPCGSAGGTLGLGGAPGHGEPGLPQEPPGAAHLPLRRSQSCRGTPPLGRLVAQPPAGTAQGPGRELEQRVQQLQGCIERLKAVNQLLSATLQECKSDSERLSMVLGQHESHSTALRLAVQCSERCVEAYAALLELTRAKLEDGPGAGAAAEQGRESGAGAAQPEGMQLLGRAEPDGQEESGTGGSLSPEAPLSLQDPRGAPDEGALRERIRRLRAEQAAVQASLHAAPVPASAVTRHSEDVRARAEQALRDARPPLPGPTPWPKPDKAQLLRELAMLKEAMADLRTQLQLEETEKRGLEVLAAAQGPREAALRLLLEHLQRERGEGPGSSGSSSEEPLQDAEPGRMGAAGPQHPADPERMAQELLGALARTEELHARTQALVLALEQASAASRAQQAQCSAVTGDFFQAHSALALAYRSARRKQQAQLRRLEAQAGAVGEQHARQAQALARRLQRLEQRRAAAAAAGSETCI